A part of Periplaneta americana isolate PAMFEO1 chromosome 17, P.americana_PAMFEO1_priV1, whole genome shotgun sequence genomic DNA contains:
- the LOC138693387 gene encoding uncharacterized protein, which yields MPRATLSTGSTPIFRHHKTLRTYARRAKIDSAAAEGTRSLIGLQAATEQAAGLAARPQTIPAPMSTPASKITASTAYAGMNKDACQQGNSMIGEQLRGYQQPSLLFNVVPTAEDTDMNTSMMEQFPSASATPPSKLGPGVAKRKLFSSPHFSSSPRSNKLKMAALKAKVKRL from the exons ATGCCTCGAGCGACCTTATCAACGGGGTCTACCCCAATTTTCAGGCATCACAAGACTTTGCGGACGTATGCTAGGAGGGCGAAGATTGATTCTGCAGCTGCTGAAG gTACGCGTAGTCTCATAGGTTTACAAGCTGCAACTGAGCAGGCTGCAGGCTTGGCAGCTAGGCCTCAAACAATTCCTGCTCCTATGAGTACTCCAGCTTCAAAGATTACTGCTTCGACGGCATATGCCGGGATGAATAAAGATGCATGCCAACAAG ggaacagtatgattggtgaacagctgaggggctatcagcaaccatcgctcctattcaatgtggttcccacagctgaag atactgacatgaatacatccatgatggaacagtttccttcagcttcagctacacctccttccaaacttg GTCCTGGTGTTGCAAAACGAAAACTTTTCTCCAGTCCTCACTTCTCATCTTCACCCAGGAGCAACAAACTAAAAATGGCAGCTCTGAAAGCAAAGGTGAAGAGACTGTAG